In Chryseobacterium sp. C-71, the genomic window CTTTCGGTAATTTTATTTCTAATTGATCACAAAATCTTTTAAACAAATTATAAGATGCTATTAAATAACCATTATCATGTTTTAAAATATTTTCAAAAAAATCTTTCGTAATAGTAATTTCTTGTTCTAAAAAATTTTTATATTCTTTTTGAAATTCATTCGCTATTGCAACTAAATCATATTCTTTATTGAGTTGATCTTTACCATACGATTTCGATATTTGTAAGTTTGTGTTTCTAGACGTATTGAATAGAAGTAAAAAAGCTTTCATTTCTATACTATAATCTACATCTAAAATTTCAGTTAATGCACTTCCCAAGTTAAAATCAAATAAATTTTTTATAGCTTCAATTTTATTGATTTTTTTTAAGTATTTTGAACTGTTTAAGGTTATTTTCATTCAATCTATTAGTTTGTTTAAATATATGAAAAATTTGATACTGAGACAACAAATCTCAAAATAGTGATAATAAAATATTTTAATTTTTCCACTGATTTTGGTACACTTTTAGTAAGTCTTAGAATGTTTAAAAAAATATTTTAACAATGAAGAATTTTGAAGCGGATACTATTAATGAAACTCAGGCAATCGAGCATTTAAAAATATTTTATCCATCAATTCAGAACGAAATTTCGCAGCTTTCTGCACAAAACAATTTTCCGGGCATTATTCAGTCGACCGTTGATTATCTAAAAGTTCTTTTAAAGGAATCTAAAATCAACATTGTCAACAGAAACATCAAAATGATGGAATGGATTTACAAAAACGGAACTTTCAACGTAAAACACATTATCGAAAATTTATTTATAAGGTCATTCGGAAGTTTAAAAAAACATACTGACAGCCAACAATGGAATATTCTGTATCAGTATATGCCGGTTGAATTTCAACAGATTTATCTTAACCAGACGAGACTGGATGAGATTATGTTTAAGAAGAATTAAATTTTGCAATAGACTACGCCCAAGCTTTCAGCTTGGGCGTAGTCGTTTTATTGAAATAAATATTACTTAGATATTTCAATAAAAAACCCCTCGCTTACGCTCGGGGATTTTGTATTTAAGTTTTTAAAAAAATATTTTAAGGATTTTGATCATATCCCGCCACCTGAATCTGAGATAAAGGCACTTGATACAAATAATCATTTGTAGTAATCGTGTAATTATAGTTTAATGCAGCGGCAGCCTGATTGATGACAGTAACTCCCGTATTCCAACGAACCAAATCGTGCCAATACACACCCTCACCGGCAAACTCTACTCTTCTTTCTTTGCGAAGTGCTGTAGTAAAATTAGCAGCAGATATCGATGTAGAAACCGGTGTAAGACCTGCTCTCTGACGGATTTTGTTTAAGTACTCAACCGCAGTACTTGTAGCTCCCTGATTATTTAAAATTTCCGCATACATTAAAAGAACATCCGCATACCTTATAATTGGGAAGTTGATCGGCCAGTCGTATCTGTTGCTGAGAACAATTCCTTTTTCACGGAATTTTACGAAAAATTTAGCCTGATCAGGTTGTCCGTTTGTCCCAATAAAACTTGTTTTGATCGTTAAAGGAAGTCTTAAATCTCCCGGCTCATAAGTATCAATCAATGATTGAGAAACTCCTAATTCAGCCGAGCTGAATAAACTACCTTGCGCATTGTAATAGGGATCAGCAGAACCAAAATTCGGCGATACATAGCTTGGTAAGTAAGAACCTTGTGACAAACCTCCACCGATATGCTGAATTTCAAAAATATGGTATTTATTATCGTTGACACTTTTAAAAAGATCTGCATAATTAGGAGCAAAAGTCACGAACTGCCCTTCCCCCTGAATCACTGCAAACAAATGATCCTTTGCTTTTGTAACATAAGAACCATTGTTCAGCGGATATCCTGATCCCGTAAGATAAATTCTCCCCAACATTGCGTGAGCTGCAGACTTCGTAATTCTTCCTTTATTTGCGGCATCATACACATCTTTCAGACCTGCTACCGATGCTTCAATTTCTGATGTAACGAAATTGTAAAGGGTCGCCAGATCTGTTCTTGGAATTTTAGAGGCCTCTTCAGGACTCACCGGTTTATCGATTAACGGAACTTTTCCAAAACTTCTCATCAACTCAAAATATGCGTAAGATCTTAAGAAACGAGCTTCAGAGCGGTATTGTTCTTTAGTTGCCGGATTTGCAAACGGCACTGCATCTATTCTCGCTAAAAGCGTATTTGCGTAAGAGATCTGCTGATAAGCATCTTCCCAAAGAATTTCCATCTCATCAGTGGAAGAAGTATCCTGAAAACGGTTGATTGCATAATAATCTCTGTTTCCGTTCTGCGAAATTGCATTAAAATTATTTGAACGAACTTCTGACGCCAACAGGTAAAAATTAACATCATACCCTCCTCTTGATGAAGCATTCACCATTGCCGAATAAACTCCCGAAAGAGCTTGCTGAATCTGTAATTCAGTAGTGTAAAAGGAGTTTTGGGTAATATTATTTTCAGGTTCCAGCATCAAATCGTCTTCACAGCTGAGCATCCCCAGCATCATGGTTCCACATATCAATGCTTTTGTAAGAGATTTCATCTTTATAGGTAAAAGGGAAGTATTTATTTTAGTGATTTTCATTTTTTTTAAATTTAGAAGTTAAAGTTTAAGCCCATCATATACACTTTAGCATTCGGATATGCTCCGTAATCTGTACCGTCTGACTGCACAGATTCTGGGTTGTAGCCACCATAATAATGATCTTTTCTCCAGACGTTTTCTAAGCTGACATACACTCTAAGGTTAGAAATTTTTAATTTATTCACTAAATCCTGCTCAAAATTATATCCTAAAGTAATATTTTTAAGCTGAATATAAGTTGCATCGTACAGCCATCTTGTATCTAGCAAACTCCCTGTTGTACCGTCTAATCTTGGAGTTCTTCCATCTCCTGGTTCCGCATCAGAACGCCAGCGGTTTGCCCAGTTCCCCATCACATTGGTTGTGGTACCCATTCCTGGACGGTCAATTGCGCGACCTAGCAAAGCATAGCTGTACCCACCTTTTTGACCTTGGAAAAACACAGAAAGATCAAACCCTTTGTAAGAAAAAGTGTTGGTAAAACCCCAGTAATAATCAGGAGTTGGACTTCCGATAATGTGACGGTCGTTTTCATTGATAATTCCGTCACCGTTTGCATCTCTGTATTTTGTATCACCAGCGATTGCGCCATTGGTTTTAGCAATACCTGCATTGGCAATATCTGCGCTAGAAAGCACGCCTATTGCTTCATACAAATAGAACGAATTCAACTCTTCTCCTACCTGAATGATATTGGTACTATTACTAAAACCTGTATAAATAGGTGCATTATCAGTTCCTAACTGCAATACTTTATTATTATTAAATGCAATATTAGCAGATGTATTCCACTTGAAAGCTCCGGTTAAATTTTTTGTCGTTAAATCTAATTCCAAACCTTTGTTCTGCACTGAACCTACATTTTTCCACATGATATTGTATCCTGTAACGTATGGTATTGGCTGTTGCAAAAGAAGGTCATTGGTTTTTTTGATATAATAATCGGCTGTGAAATCAATTCTGTTGAATAATCCTAATTCAAAACCAAAATCTGAAGATCTTGT contains:
- a CDS encoding RagB/SusD family nutrient uptake outer membrane protein, with the translated sequence MKITKINTSLLPIKMKSLTKALICGTMMLGMLSCEDDLMLEPENNITQNSFYTTELQIQQALSGVYSAMVNASSRGGYDVNFYLLASEVRSNNFNAISQNGNRDYYAINRFQDTSSTDEMEILWEDAYQQISYANTLLARIDAVPFANPATKEQYRSEARFLRSYAYFELMRSFGKVPLIDKPVSPEEASKIPRTDLATLYNFVTSEIEASVAGLKDVYDAANKGRITKSAAHAMLGRIYLTGSGYPLNNGSYVTKAKDHLFAVIQGEGQFVTFAPNYADLFKSVNDNKYHIFEIQHIGGGLSQGSYLPSYVSPNFGSADPYYNAQGSLFSSAELGVSQSLIDTYEPGDLRLPLTIKTSFIGTNGQPDQAKFFVKFREKGIVLSNRYDWPINFPIIRYADVLLMYAEILNNQGATSTAVEYLNKIRQRAGLTPVSTSISAANFTTALRKERRVEFAGEGVYWHDLVRWNTGVTVINQAAAALNYNYTITTNDYLYQVPLSQIQVAGYDQNP